A genome region from Pangasianodon hypophthalmus isolate fPanHyp1 chromosome 11, fPanHyp1.pri, whole genome shotgun sequence includes the following:
- the LOC128319319 gene encoding mucin-2-like: MSPFLAIYYTQILSTSEISSPNSSSTDPTSTLPAATQTTYPTTTAITTTSPTTAITTDSPTTTDITTTSPTTTTDITTDSPTTTAITSTSSTTTTITTTSPTTDITTTSPITTPVTTDSPTTTAITSTSSTTTTITTTSPTTDITTTSPITTAITTTSPTSTAITTTSPTTTDITTDSPTTTAITTNSPTTLTITTHSPTTTAITSTSSTTTDLTTTTPTTTTITTTSPTTDITTTSPITTPVTTDSPTTTAITSTSSTTTTITTTSPTTDITTTSPITTAITTTSPTSTAITTTSPTTTDITTDSPTTTTITTTSPTTTAITTNSPTTLTITTHSPTTTAITSTSSTTTDLTTTTPTTTTITTDSPTTTDITTTSPITTAITTTSPTLTAITTNSPTTTAITSTSPTTTDLTTTTPPTTTIPTTSPTTDITTTSPTTTDITTDSPTTTTITTTSPTTTAITTNSPTTLTITTHSPTTTAITSTSSTTTDLTTTTPTTTTITTTSPTTDITTTSPITTPVTTDSPTTTAITSTSSTTTTITTTSPTTDITTTSPITTAITTTSPTLTAITTNSPTTTAITSTSPTTTDLTTTTPPTTTIPTTSPTTDITTTSPTTTDITTDSPTTTAITSTSPTTTTITTTSPTTDITTDSPTTTITSTSPTTPAITTTSPTTTTITSTSPTTTAITTNSPTTLTITTQSPMTTAITATSSTTTDLTTTSPTTDITTTSPITTAITTASPTSTAITTTSPTTTAITTTFSTTTTIPTTSPTTTNTTTSPTTDITTTSPTTTDFTTDSPTTTAITSTSSTTTTITTTSPTTDITTTSPITTAITTASPTTTDITTDSPTTTTITSTSPTTTAITTNSPTTLTITTTTPTTTAITTTSPTTDITTTSPITTAITTTSPTLTAITTTSPTTTIPTTSPTTTDITATSPTTTITTTSPTTTISPTTTDITTTSPTTTTITTDSSTTTAITTTSPTTTAITTNSPMTTAITSTSPTTTDLTTTSPTSAAITTNSPTTTDITTDSPMTTAITSTSSTTTTITTTSPTTDITTDSPTTTTITSTSPTTTAITTNSPTTTTITTLSPTTTAITSTSSTTTDLTTTTPTTTTITTDSPTTTDITTTSPITTAITTTSPASTAITTNSPTTTAITSTSPTTTDLTTTTPPTTTITTTSPTTDITTTSPTTTAITSTSPTTTTITTTSPTTDITTDSPTTTTITSTSATTSAITTTSPTTTITTTSPTTIDITTTSPTTTTITTTSPTTDITTTSPITTAITTTSPTSTTTASPTTTITTIYPTTTSTITSPMTTDITTTSPTTTVTSTSPTTTITTTSPTTTNTTISPTTTDITTTTPPTTTTTTASPTTDITTTSPTTTDITTDSPTTTAITSTSSTTTTITTTSPTTDITTTSPTTTTITSTSPTTTITTTSPTTTNTTISPTTTDITTTTPPTTTTTTASPTTDITTTSPTTTDITTDSPTTTAITSTSSTTTTITTTSPTTDITTTSPTTTTITSTSPTTTITTTSPTTTNTTISPTTTDITTTTPPTTTTTTASPTTDITTTSPTTTDITTNSPTTTAITSTSSTTTTITTTSPTTDITTTSPTTTTITSTSPTTTAITTNSPTTLTITTHSPTTTAITATSSTTTDLTTTTPTTTAITTTSPTTTAITSTSSTTTAIPTTSPTTTDLTTTSPITTDITTTSPTTAITTTSPITTTITTTSPTTTAITTTSPTKDITTNSPTTTAITSTSSTTTTITTTSPTTDITTTSPTTTTITSTSPTTTAITTNSPTTLTITTHSPTTTAITSMSSTTTDLTTTTPTTTTITTTSATTDITTTSPITTAITTTSPTTTDITTTSPTTATIPTTTNTTTSPTTTTASPTTTITTIYPTTTNTTISPTTTDLTTTSPTTTITTTSPMTTDITTTSPTTDITTTSPTTTDLTTTSPTTSAITTTSSLTTTITTTSPATTAITTTSPTTTTITTTSPTTDITTISPTTPAITTTSPTTTITTTSPTTTDITTTSPTTTDITTTSPTTDLTTTSPTTTDITTDSPATDITTTSPTTDLTTTSPTTTDITTTSPTTDITTTSPTTDLTTTSPTTTDITTTSLSTTTTFSPTTITNTTTAPTTTITTDVPTTAAITTDSPTTTAITTTSPTTTDITTTSPTTTVITTTSTITTDVPTTAAITTISPTITTITPTSPTATTDLTSTSTTTAAITTNSPTTTAITSTSPTTDITTNSPTTLAITTTSPTTTDITTTSPTTTDITTNSPITLAITSTSPTTTGITTTSPTADITTTSPTTTDIKTTSTITTDFPTTAAITTNSPTTLAITSTAPTTTYLTTTSPTTADITTTSPTTPDITTTSPTTTAITTTSPTTTDITTTSPTTTTITATSLITTTITTTSPTTDITTTFPTTTDITTTSPTTTAITTTSPTSTTITITSPTAIAITATSPTTDITTTSPTTTDITTTFLSTTTTVSPTTITNTTTTPITTITTGVPTTTAIATNSPTSTAITSTSPTTPDITTTSPTTDLTTTSPTTTDITTTSLSTTTTFFPTTTANTTTAPITTITTDIPTTAAITTDSPTTTAITTTSPTTIDLTTTSATTTDLTTTSPTTDITTTSLSTTTIVSPTTITNTTTAPITTITTDVPTTAAIITTSPTTDLTTSSPTTSITTTSPTTTDITTTSPTTTNTTTSLITTTTASPTTITNTTTSPATTTNTTISPMTMPITTTIPTTTTITTTSPTTTTSTSRQPTLTPSTMSAQAMVRMQSVTELSNEKIIIYIEEFSRLIQAKVNGTIKITVKKIEKVTP; the protein is encoded by the exons atGTCCCCCTTTTTAGCTATTTACTACACACAAATTCTATCTACAAGTGAGATCTCATCTCCAAATTCATCATCCACAGATCCAACATCTACACTTCCAGCTGCTACACAAACCACCTATCCAACAACAACGGCCatcacaaccacctctccaacaacagCCATCACAACTGactctccaacaacaacagacatcacaaccacctctccaacaacaacaacagacatCACAACTGACTCTCCAACGACAACAGCCATTACATCAACctcttcaacaacaacaaccatcacaaccacctctccaacaacagacatcacaaccacctctccaaTAACAACACCTGTTACAACCGACTCTCCAACGACAACAGCCATTACATCAACctcttcaacaacaacaaccatcacaaccacctctccaacaacagatatcacaaccacctctccaaTAACAACAGCTATtacaaccacctctccaacaTCAACAGCCATtacaaccacctctccaacaacaacagatATCACAACTGactctccaacaacaacagccaTTACAACCAACTCTCCAACAACACTGACCATCACAACCCACTCTCCTACGACAACAGCCATTACATCAACCTCTTCAACAACAACAGACCTCACAACCACcactccaacaacaacaaccatcacaaccacctctccaacaacagacatcacaaccacctctccaaTAACAACACCTGTTACAACCGACTCTCCAACGACAACAGCCATTACATCAACctcttcaacaacaacaaccatcacaaccacctctccaacaacagatatcacaaccacctctccaaTAACAACAGCTATtacaaccacctctccaacaTCAACAGCCATtacaaccacctctccaacaacaacagatATCACAACTGactctccaacaacaacaaccattacaaccacctctccaacaacaacagccaTTACAACCAACTCTCCAACAACACTGACCATCACAACCCACTCTCCTACGACAACAGCCATTACATCAACCTCTTCAACAACAACAGACCTCACAACCACcactccaacaacaacaaccatcaCAACCGactctccaacaacaacagacaTCACAACAACCTCACCAATAACAACAGCTATtacaaccacctctccaacaTTGACAGCCATTACAACCAactctccaacaacaacagccaTTACATCAACCTCTCCAACTACAACAGACCTCACAACCACCACTCCACCAACAACAACCATCCcaaccacctctccaacaacagacatcacaaccacctctccaacaacaacagatATCACAACTGactctccaacaacaacaaccattacaaccacctctccaacaacaacagccaTTACAACCAACTCTCCAACAACACTGACCATCACAACCCACTCTCCTACGACAACAGCCATTACATCAACCTCTTCAACAACAACAGACCTCACAACCACcactccaacaacaacaaccatcacaaccacctctccaacaacagacatcacaaccacctctccaaTAACAACACCTGTTACAACCGACTCTCCAACGACAACAGCCATTACATCAACctcttcaacaacaacaaccatcacaaccacctctccaacaacagatatcacaaccacctctccaaTAACAACAGCTATtacaaccacctctccaacaTTGACAGCCATTACAACCAactctccaacaacaacagccaTTACATCAACCTCTCCAACTACAACAGACCTCACAACCACCACTCCACCAACAACAACCATCCcaaccacctctccaacaacagacatcacaaccacctctccaacaacaacagacaTCACAACCGACTCTCCAACGACAACAGCCATTACATCaacctctccaacaacaacaaccatcaCAACCACCTCTCCTACAACAGACATCACAACTGACTCTCCAACAACAACCATTACAAGCACCTCTCCAACAACACCAGCCATtacaaccacctctccaacaacaacaaccattaCAAGcacctctccaacaacaacagccaTTACAACCAACTCTCCAACAACACTGACCATCACAACCCAATCTCCTATGACAACAGCCATTACAGCAACCTCTTCAACAACAACAGACCtcacaaccacctctccaacaacagACATCACAACAACCTCACCAATAACAACAGCTATTACAACCGCCTCTCCAACATCGACAGCCATTACAACCACCTCGCCAACAACAACAGCCATTACAACCAcattttcaacaacaacaaccatccCAACCACATCTCCAACTACAACCAAcacaaccacctctccaacaacagacatcacaaccacctctccaacaacaacagacTTCACAACCGACTCTCCAACGACAACAGCCATTACATCAACctcttcaacaacaacaaccatcacaaccacctctccaacaacagatatcacaaccacctctccaaTAACAACAGCTATTACAACCgcctctccaacaacaacagatATCACAACTGactctccaacaacaacaaccattaCAAGcacctctccaacaacaacagccaTTACAACCAACTCTCCAACAAcactgaccatcacaaccaccaCTCCAACGACAACGGCCatcacaaccacctctccaacaacagACATCACAACAACCTCACCAATAACAACAGCTATtacaaccacctctccaacaTTGACAGCCATTACAACCACCTCGCCAACAACAACCATCCcaaccacctctccaacaacGACGGACATCACAGccacctctccaacaacaactATCACAACCACATCTCCAACTACAACCATCTCTCCAACCACAACAGACatcacaaccacctctccaacaacaacaaccattaCAACTGACTCTTCAACAACAACAGCCATtacaaccacctctccaacaacaacagccaTTACAACCAACTCTCCTATGACAACAGCCATTACATCaacctctccaacaacaacagacctcacaaccacctctccaacaTCAGCAGCCATTACAACCAactctccaacaacaacagacaTCACAACTGACTCTCCAATGACAACAGCCATTACATCAACCTCTTCAACGACAACAACCatcacaaccacctctccaacaacagacatcacaactgactctccaacaacaacaaccattaCAAGcacctctccaacaacaacagccaTTACAACCAactctccaacaacaacaaccatcaCAACCCTCTCTCCTACGACAACAGCCATTACATCAACCTCTTCAACAACAACAGACCTCACAACCACcactccaacaacaacaaccatcaCAACCGactctccaacaacaacagacaTCACAACAACCTCACCAATAACAACAGCTATTACAACCACCTCTCCAGCATCGACAGCCATTACAACCAactctccaacaacaacagccaTTACATCAACCTCTCCAACTACAACAGACCTCACAACCACCACTCCACCAACAACAACCatcacaaccacctctccaacaacagacatcacaaccacctctccaacGACAACAGCCATTACATCaacctctccaacaacaacaaccatcacaaccacctctcctacaacagacatcacaaccgactctccaacaacaacaaccattaCAAGCACCTCTGCAACAACATCAGCCATTACAACCACCTcgccaacaacaacaatcacaaccacctctccaacaacaatagatatcacaaccacctctccaacaacaacaaccatcaCAACCACCTCTCCTACAACAGACATCACAACAACCTCACCAATAACAACAGCTATtacaaccacctctccaacatcaacaacaactgCCTCCCCAACAACCACCATCACAACCATTTATCCAACTACAACCAGCACAATCACCTCTCCAATGACAACAGACatcacaaccacctctccaacaacaactGTCACAAGCACTTCCCCAACAACAACTATCACAACGACATCTCCAACTACAACCAACACAACCATCTCTCCAACGACAACAGATATCACAACCACCACTccaccaacaacaaccaccacaacCGCCTCTCCAACAACAGACatcacaaccacctctccaacaacaacagacaTCACAACCGACTCTCCAACGACAACAGCCATTACATCAACctcttcaacaacaacaaccatcacaaccacctctccaacaacagatatcacaaccacctctccaacaacaacaaccattaCAAGCACTTCCCCAACAACAACTATCACAACGACATCTCCAACTACAACCAACACAACCATCTCTCCAACGACAACAGATATCACAACCACCACTccaccaacaacaaccaccacaacCGCCTCTCCAACAACAGACatcacaaccacctctccaacaacaacagacaTCACAACCGACTCTCCAACGACAACAGCCATTACATCAACctcttcaacaacaacaaccatcacaaccacctctccaacaacagatatcacaaccacctctccaacaacaacaaccattaCAAGCACTTCCCCAACAACAACTATCACAACGACATCTCCAACTACAACCAACACAACCATCTCTCCAACGACAACAGATATCACAACCACCACTccaccaacaacaaccaccacaacCGCCTCTCCAACAACAGACatcacaaccacctctccaacaacaacagacatcacaaccaactctccaacaacaacagccaTTACATCAACctcttcaacaacaacaaccatcacaaccacctctccaacaacagatatcacaaccacctctccaacaacaacaaccattaCAAGcacctctccaacaacaacagccaTTACAACCAACTCTCCAACAACACTGACCATCACAACCCACTCTCCTACGACAACAGCCATTACAGCAACCTCTTCAACAACAACAGACCTCACAACCACCACTCCAACAACAACGGCCatcacaaccacctctccaacGACAACAGCCATTACATCAACCTCTTCAACTACAACAGCCATCCcaaccacctctccaacaacaacagacctcacaaccacctctccaataacaacagacatcacaaccacctctccaacaacagCCATTACAACCACCTCTCCCATAACAACAACCATCACAACCACTtctccaacaacaacagccaTTACAACCACCTCTCCTACAAAAGACATCACAACCAactctccaacaacaacagccaTTACATCAACctcttcaacaacaacaaccatcacaaccacctctccaacaacagatatcacaaccacctctccaacaacaacaaccattaCAAGcacctctccaacaacaacagccaTTACAACCAACTCTCCAACAACACTGACCATCACAACCCACTCTCCTACGACAACAGCCATTACATCAATGTCTTCAACAACAACAGACCTCACAACCACcactccaacaacaacaaccatcaCAACCACCTCTGCAACAACAGACATCACGACAACCTCACCAATAACAACAGCTATtacaaccacctctccaacaacaacggacatcacaaccacctctccaacaacagCAACCATCCCAACTACAACCAAcacaaccacctctccaacaacaacaactgccTCCCCAACAACCACCATCACAACCATTTATCCAACTACAACCAACACAACCATATCTCCAACGACAACCGACCtcacaaccacctctccaacaacaaccattacaaccacctctccaatgacaacagacatcacaaccacctctccaacaacagacatcacaaccacctctccaacaacaacagatctcacaaccacctctccaacaacaTCAGCCATTACAACCACCTCTTCCTTAACAACAACCATCACAACCACTTCTCCAGCAACAACAGCCATtacaaccacctctccaacaactacaaccattacaaccacctctccaacaacagACATCACAACAATCTCTCCAACAACACCAGCCATtacaaccacctctccaacaacaacaatcacaaccacctctccaacaacaacagacatcacaaccacctctccaacaacaacagatatcacaaccacctctccaacaacagacctcacaaccacctctccaacaacaacagacaTCACAACTGACTCTCCAGCAACAGACatcacaaccacctctccaacaacagacctcacaaccacctctccaacaacaacagacatcacaaccacctctccaacaacagacatcacaaccacctctccaacaacagACCTCACAACCACAtctccaacaacaacagacaTCACAACCACATCTCTATCAACCACAACAACTTTCTCTCCAACAACAATAACCAACACAACCACCGCTCCTACAACAACCATAACAACCGATGTTCCCACAACAGCAGCCATCACAACCGactctccaacaacaacagccattacaaccacctctccaacaacaacagacatcacaaccacctctccaacaacaacagtCATTACAACCACCTCGACCATTACAACCGATGTTCCCACAACAGCAGCTATCACAACCATCTCTCCAACAATAACAACCATTACACCCACCTctccaacagcaacaacagacCTCACATCCActtcaacaacaacagcagccatcacaacaaactctccaacaacaacagccaTTACAAGCACCTCTCCAACAACAGACATCACAACCAACTCTCCAACAACATTGGCCATtacaaccacctctccaacaacaacagacatcacaaccacatctccaacaacaacagacaTCACAACCAACTCTCCAATAACACTGGCCATTACAAGcacctctccaacaacaacagGCATTACAACTACCTCTCCAACAGCAGACatcacaaccacctctccaacaacaacagacaTCAAAACCACCTCAACCATTACAACCGATTTTCCCACAACAGCAGCCATCACAACCAACTCTCCAACAACATTGGCCATTACAAGCACCGCTCCAACAACAACATACCTCACAACCACTTctccaacaacagcagacatcacaaccacctctccaacaacaccagacatcacaaccacctctccaacaacaacagccattacaaccacctctccaacaacaacagacatcacaaccacctctccaacaacaacaaccattaCAGCCACCTCTCTAATAACAACAACCATCACAACCACATCTCCAACAACAGACATCACAACCACCTTTCCAACAACAACAGACATCACAACCACTTCTCCAACAACGACAGCCATtacaaccacctctccaacaTCAACAACCATCACAATCACCTCTCCAACAGCAATAGCCATCACAGccacctctccaacaacagACATCACTACCACATCTCCAACTACAACAGACATCACAACCACCTTTCTATCAACCACAACAACTGTCTCTCCAACAACAATAACCAACACAACCACCACTCCTATAACAACCATTACAACCGGTGTTCCCACAACAACAGCCATCGCAACCAACTCTCCAACATCAACAGCCATTACAAGCACCTCTCCAACAACACCAGACATtacaaccacctctccaacaacTGACCTCACAACCACAtctccaacaacaacagacaTCACAACCACCTCTCTATCAACCACAACAACTTTCTTTCCAACAACAACAGCCAACACAACCACAGCTCCTATAACAACCATTACAACTGATATTCCCACAACAGCAGCCATCACAACTGactctccaacaacaacagccattacaaccacctctccaacaacaatAGACCTCACAACCACCTCTGCAACAACAACAGACCtcacaaccacctctccaacaacGGACATCACAACCACCTCTCTATCAACCACAACAATTGTCTCTCCAACAACAATAACCAACACAACCACCGCTCCTATAACAACCATTACAACCGATGTTCCCACAACAGCAGCCATTATaaccacctctccaacaacagACCTCACAACCTCCTCTCCAACAACATCCATTACAACCACCTCTCCTACAACAACAGACATCACAACCACATCTCCAACTACAACTAACACAACCACCTCTCTAATAACCACAACAACTGCCTCTCCAACAACAATAACCAACACAACCACCTCTCCAGCAACTACAACCAACACAACTATCTCTCCAATGACAATGCCCATAACAACCACCATTCCTACAACAACAACCATCACAACCACATcgccaacaacaacaacaagcacCTCTAGACAACCAACTCTCACTCCCTCAACAA TGTCTGCTCAAGCAATGGTTAGGATGCAGTCTGTCACTGAACTAAGCAATGAAAAAATCATCATATATATAGAAGAG TTTTCCCGACTCATCCAGGCTAAGGTTAATGGTACCATTAAGATTACGGTGAAGAAGATCGAGAAAGTGACACCATAA
- the LOC113536618 gene encoding uncharacterized protein LOC113536618, which translates to MASDCHFTDSISKEEEEDEEFDRMLKRIGGKGNIYLVGDADGENNCSLFQEFIMDVFHTEVHIKRDRNANLGNGIKCAAARNCPVSDGAQGKGDNNADVDEKRVRHQRKTSGHDGRAIHCAVIVFIFRHGYIQNKANRMCMEEILKDVKVRVKKNHGVRQALLGLVHADAESSETHQSVTLLEETLRSVFVKHPHDSIWTGHFIPNAADGIENIKRNACKAVNVSQSPDNILSRKRNIFWLCSGRWIRRGRRQRAEAMTHAQAQNGDPESTEEGIPLQMKSGSQS; encoded by the exons ATGGCCTCGGATTGTCACTTCACCGACTCCATATccaaggaggaagaggaggacgaGGAATTTGATCGGATGTTGAAGCGGATCGGTGGAAAGGGGAATATTTATTTAGTAGGAGACGCGGATGGAGAAAACAACTGCAGCCTTTTCCAGGAGTTTATCATGGACGTGTTCCACACTGAGGTGCACATCAAGAGGGACAGAAACGCAAACCTCGGCAACGGAATCAAATGTGCCGCTGCGagaaactgtccagtttctgatGGGGCTCAAGGAAAAGGCGATAATAACGCCGACGTGGACGAGAAACGCGTCCGACACCAGCGCAAAACCTCCGGACACGACGGACGAGCGATTCACTGCGCCGTCATCGTCTTCATTTTCAGACACGGATACATTCAGAACAAG GCGAACCGCATGTGTATGGAGGAGATCCTGAAGGACGTAAAGGTTAGAGTGAAGAAAAATCATGGAGTTCGTCAGGCATTACTGGGCCTCGTTCATGCTGATGCTGAAAGCTCAGAGACTCACCAGTCTGTGACGCTCTTGGAGGAGACATTGAGATCTGTGTTCGTAAAACATCCACACGACTCCATATGGACCGGCCATTTTATTCCTAACGCAGCAGACGGCATAGAGAACATCAAGAGGAATGCCTGCAAAGCTGTGAATGTGTCTCAGAGCCCAG ATAACATCTTGAGCCGTAAGCGAAATATTTTCTGGCTTTGTTCTGGCCGCTGGATCAGGAGAGGACGTAGACAACGAGCCGAAGCGATGACACATGCTCAGGCACAGAATG GTGATCCCGAAAGCACAGAGGAAGGAATTCCATTACAGATGAAATCCGGCTCACAGTCCTGA